The following coding sequences lie in one Cryptococcus gattii WM276 chromosome L, complete sequence genomic window:
- a CDS encoding Oxidoreductase/2-methylbutyraldehyde reductase, putative; Ypr1p (similar to TIGR gene model, INSD accession AAW41727.1; involved in isoleucine catabolism): MSLGRTLKLNNGVVVPQIGFGTWQAAPGEVEKAVEEAIKVGYRHIDCALVYRVSDTGMGLVAQGIKASGIPRKDLFLVSKLWNNSHRPEKVEADLDTTLKQLGTDYLDVYLIHWPVSFAPGSNLFPKTEDGKVAIDWDGPSVVDTWKELTRISKETKKVKAIGVSNFNVELLEKLIKETGVVPTMNQIECHPSLIQPELFKYCKEKNIVITAYSPLGNNTTGKPRIIDQPQIIDIAKKFNKEPAQVLINWAAHQGFVVIPKSVTPSRIKTNFEDFKLSDDVFEEINKVGKANASRANIPAEYNLAWPINVFGEKSEEQYKKVW, from the exons ATGTCTCTCGGTCGAACTCTCAAGCT TAACAACGGTGTTGTCGTTCCTCAGATCGGTTTCGGCACCTGGCAGGCTGCACCTGGTGAGGTCGAGAAGGC CGTCGAGGAGGCCATCAAGGTCGGCTACCGACACATTGATTGTGCTTTG GTTTACCGTGTGTCTGAC ACCGGGATGGGCCTG GTCGCCCAAGGTATCAAGGCCTCTGGTATCCCACGAAAGGacctcttccttgtctCCAAGCTCTGGAACAACTCTCACCGACCCGAAAAGGTTGAGGCCGACCTTGACACCACCCTCAAGCAGCTCGGCACCGACTACCTTGATGTCTACCTCATTCACTGGCCTGTGTCTTTTGCTCCTGGGAGCAACCTCTTCCCCAAGACTGAGGACGGCAAGGTTGCCATTGACTGGGATGGACCCAGCGTCGTTGACACCTGGAAGGAGTTGACCAGGATCTCCAAGGAGACCAAGAAAGTCAAGGCCATCGGTGTTTCCAACTTTAACGTTGAACTTCTGGAGAAGCTCATCAAGGAGACTGGTGTCGTTCCCACCATGAACCAGATTGAGTGTCACCCCAGCTTGATCCAGCCCGAGCTCTTCAAGTACT gcaaggagaagaacaTTGTCATCACTGCGTACTCTCCACTCGGTAACAACACTACTGGCAAGCCTCGAATCATCGACCAACCCCAAATCATTGACATTGCCAAGAAGTTCAACAAGGAGCCTGCGCAGGTCTTGATTAACTGGGCGGCACACCAGGGCTTCGTGGTTATCCCAAAGTCTGTTACTCCATCTCGAATCAAG ACCAACTTTGAGGACTTTAAACTCAGCGATGATGTCTTTGAGGAGATCAACAAGGTTGGCAAGGCCAATGCTTCCAGGGCCAACATTCCTGCCGAGTACAACCTTGC CTGGCCCATCAATGTGTTCGGTGAGAAGTCTGAGGAGCAGTACAAGAAGGTCTGGtaa
- a CDS encoding uncharacterized protein (similar to TIGR gene model, INSD accession AAW43772.1), with product MTVESPNVAQNFESGEKVVDLAVAGQPQREDATLLVSLKTTQLFSLAKQGVIVTGGARGLGLALAISLLEASAGHVYCVDILPFPIADEWGLAQRTAKEFGSKIEYRRLDITDEEAVTCTFADIYSTCSYPVTGLFAAAGIQQMIPALDYPAKDFRRIMEVNVTGTFLTVQAAAREMKARNIAGSIVITASMSGSIANKGLTCTAYNTSKSALLQLCRSVAAEWGQYGIRVNTLSPGYIRTAMTDGLLAELPDLEQEWLRGSMLNRLSTPDEYRGPLLFLLSNASSFVTGADLLVDGGHTAF from the exons ATGACTGTCGAATCTCCCAATGTCGCTCAAAACTTTGAAAGTGGAGAGAAAGTCGTTGATCTGGCTGTTGCCGGTCAACCTCAACGGGAGGATG CCACCCTTTTGGTCTCTTTGAAGACCACCCAGTTGTTCTCCTTAGCTAAACAAGGAGTTATCGTTACTGGTGGTGCCCGAGGTCTCGGTTTGGCCCTGGCCATCTCCCTTCTTGAGGCTTCTGCCGGTCACGTCTATTGTGTCGACATTCTCCCCTTTCCTATCGCAGATGAGTGGGGTCTTGCACAGCGCACCGCAAAAGAATTCGGAAGCAAGATTGAATATCGCCGTCTCGACATCACTGACGAAGAGGCCGTTACATGTACTTTCGCAGACATCTATTCGACATGTTCTTATCCAGTCACAGGACTCTTTGCAGCAGCGGGAATCCAACAAATGATCCCGGCTTTAGATTATCCGGCCAAGGATTTCAGACGAATCATGGAAGTAAATGTTACAG GAACCTTCTTAACGGTGCAGGCGGCTGCTAGGGAAATGAAAGCACGTAACATTGCGGGTAGCATCGTCATTACAGCCTCTATGTCTGGGTCTATTGCCAACAAGG GTCTGACTTGCACGGCTTACAACACTTCAAAATCGGCGCTCTTGCAACTCTGCCGCAGCGTCGCAGCCGAGTGGGGTCAATATGGAATCCGAGTTAAC ACTCTCTCTCCAGGATATATCAGGACAGCCATGACGGATGGGCTTCTTGCTGAGCTACCCGATCTTGAGCAAGAGTGGCTGCGAGGAAGCATGCTCAACCGTCTGTCCACTCCTGATGAATATCGAGGACCACTCTTGTTCTTGCTCAGTAACGCTTCCAGTTTCGTCACCGGCGCGGATCTGCTCGTGGATGGTGGTCATACCGCATTTTAG